One genomic segment of Ehrlichia chaffeensis str. Arkansas includes these proteins:
- a CDS encoding P44/Msp2 family outer membrane protein has product MSAKKKLFIIGSVLVCLVSYLPTKSLSNLNNINNNTKCTGLYVSGQYKPTVSHFSNFSLKETYTDTKELLGLAKDIKSITDITTNKKFNIPYNTKFQDNAVSFSAAVGYISQDSPRVEVEWSYEEFDVKNPGNYVVSEAFRYIALARGIDNLQKYPETNKYVVIKNNGLSVASIIINGCYDFSLNNLKVSPYICVGFGGDIIEFFSAVSFKFAYQGKVGISYPLFSNMIIFADGYYHKVIGNKFNNLNVQHVVSLNSHPKSTFAVATLNVEYFGSEFGLKFIF; this is encoded by the coding sequence ATGAGTGCTAAAAAAAAGCTTTTTATAATAGGGTCAGTGTTAGTATGTTTAGTGTCATACTTACCTACTAAATCTTTGTCAAACTTAAATAATATTAATAATAACACTAAGTGCACTGGGCTATATGTCAGTGGACAATATAAACCTACTGTTTCTCACTTTAGTAATTTTTCACTTAAAGAAACTTATACTGACACTAAAGAGTTATTAGGACTAGCAAAAGATATTAAGTCTATTACAGATATAACAACAAATAAAAAATTCAACATTCCTTATAACACAAAATTTCAAGATAATGCTGTTAGCTTCAGTGCAGCTGTTGGATATATTTCCCAAGACAGTCCAAGGGTTGAGGTAGAATGGTCTTATGAAGAATTTGACGTTAAAAATCCTGGTAATTACGTAGTAAGTGAAGCCTTCAGGTATATTGCTTTAGCAAGAGGAATTGATAATCTTCAAAAATATCCTGAAACAAATAAGTATGTTGTTATAAAGAACAATGGCTTATCTGTCGCATCCATTATAATCAATGGCTGTTATGATTTTTCTTTAAACAATTTAAAAGTATCACCTTACATATGCGTAGGGTTTGGTGGGGACATTATAGAATTTTTTAGTGCTGTAAGTTTTAAATTTGCTTATCAAGGTAAGGTAGGTATCAGTTATCCATTATTCTCTAATATGATTATATTTGCTGACGGATATTACCATAAGGTCATAGGAAATAAATTTAACAATTTAAATGTTCAACACGTTGTTAGTCTTAACAGTCATCCTAAGTCTACTTTTGCAGTAGCTACTCTTAATGTTGAGTATTTCGGTAGTGAATTTGGGTTAAAATTTATATTTTAA
- a CDS encoding P44/Msp2 family outer membrane protein, with amino-acid sequence MSKKNFITIGATLIHMLLPNISFPETINNNTDKLSGLYISGQYKPGISHFSKFSVKEIYNDNIQLIGLRHNAISTSTLNINTDFNIPYKVTFQNNITSFSGAIGYSDPTGARFELEGSYEEFDVTDPGDCLIKDTYRYFALARNPSGSSPTSNNYTVMRNDGVSITSVIFNGCYDIFLKDLEVSPYVCVGVGGDFIEFFDALHIKLAYQGKLGINYHLSTQASVFIDGYYHKVIGNQFNNLNVQHVASTDFGPVYAVATLNIGYFGGEIGIRLTF; translated from the coding sequence ATGAGTAAAAAAAATTTTATTACAATAGGAGCAACACTTATTCATATGTTGTTACCTAACATATCTTTTCCAGAAACTATTAACAATAACACTGATAAACTTTCTGGGTTATATATAAGTGGGCAATATAAACCAGGGATTTCTCATTTCAGCAAATTTTCAGTCAAAGAAATCTATAATGATAACATTCAACTAATTGGGTTAAGACACAACGCAATTTCTACTAGTACCCTTAATATTAATACAGATTTTAATATCCCCTATAAAGTAACATTTCAAAATAACATTACCAGCTTTAGTGGAGCTATTGGTTATTCTGATCCCACAGGGGCAAGATTTGAGCTTGAAGGTTCTTATGAAGAATTTGATGTGACAGATCCTGGAGACTGCTTAATAAAAGATACCTATAGATATTTCGCTTTAGCTAGAAACCCATCAGGTTCTAGCCCTACCTCAAACAACTATACTGTTATGAGAAATGATGGTGTTTCCATTACTTCTGTTATATTTAATGGCTGTTATGACATCTTTTTAAAGGATTTAGAAGTATCACCTTATGTATGTGTTGGTGTAGGTGGAGATTTTATAGAATTTTTTGACGCATTACACATTAAATTAGCATACCAAGGCAAGTTAGGTATCAATTATCACTTATCGACTCAAGCAAGCGTATTTATTGATGGATATTATCATAAGGTTATAGGAAATCAATTCAACAATCTAAATGTTCAACACGTGGCTAGTACAGATTTTGGACCTGTATACGCAGTAGCCACACTTAACATTGGTTATTTTGGTGGTGAAATCGGAATTAGACTTACATTTTAA